From Echinicola jeungdonensis, the proteins below share one genomic window:
- the gltX gene encoding glutamate--tRNA ligase: MNKEVRVRFAPSPTGALHIGGVRTALYNYLFAKKHGGKFLLRIEDTDQTRFVPGAEDYIRETLDWVGIQPDESPWNQGENGPYRQSERKNIYMEYAWDLIEKGYAYYAFDTPDELDAMRQRLTAARVVSPQYNAITRTQMKNSLTLPEDEVKERLASGEPYVIRLKVPRKEEIRLNDMIRGWVMVHSNTLDDKVLMKSDGIPTYHLANIVDDHLMGITHVIRGEEWLPSAPLHVLLYRYLGWEDSMPQFAHLPLLLKPDGNGKLSKRDAEKHGFPIFPLNWEDPKTGEISEGFKEQGYLPEAFINFLAFLGWNPGDHREIFNLDELIEAFSVERIGKSGTKFDINKAKWFNEQYLKAKSNHDLAQYLMEDLKKEGIDILQAKAEKIVNIMKERATFPGDLWNEGRFLLIAPTGFDQKIVSKKWNEDVVTVLTTFKEKLEHFKGEFTPDAAKSMLSESAESNEIKLGKVMQAVRLAATGVGAGPDLMEIFVIIGKDELIKRIDFALNKLEVKAK, translated from the coding sequence ATGAACAAAGAAGTACGAGTACGTTTTGCCCCATCTCCAACTGGAGCCTTGCATATCGGTGGTGTCCGCACTGCCTTGTATAACTACCTATTTGCCAAAAAGCATGGCGGTAAATTTTTACTGAGAATAGAAGATACTGACCAAACTCGTTTCGTGCCGGGTGCTGAGGATTATATCCGGGAAACCCTGGATTGGGTGGGCATCCAACCGGATGAAAGTCCTTGGAACCAAGGGGAAAATGGGCCCTACAGGCAATCTGAGCGTAAAAACATTTATATGGAATATGCTTGGGACCTGATTGAAAAAGGCTATGCGTACTATGCTTTTGATACCCCTGATGAGCTGGATGCCATGAGGCAGAGGTTGACTGCAGCCAGGGTGGTATCTCCTCAATATAATGCCATTACCAGAACCCAGATGAAAAATTCCTTGACGCTACCTGAGGATGAGGTAAAAGAAAGATTGGCATCTGGAGAACCTTATGTGATCCGGTTAAAAGTTCCCAGAAAAGAAGAAATCAGGCTGAATGATATGATCAGAGGCTGGGTGATGGTTCACTCCAACACCTTGGATGATAAAGTTCTGATGAAATCAGATGGTATTCCTACATATCACCTGGCTAATATTGTCGATGATCATTTGATGGGAATTACCCATGTGATCCGTGGAGAGGAATGGCTTCCTTCTGCCCCCCTGCATGTATTGTTGTACCGATATTTGGGTTGGGAGGACAGCATGCCGCAGTTTGCCCATTTGCCTCTTTTGCTTAAGCCCGATGGAAACGGCAAATTGTCCAAAAGGGATGCTGAAAAGCATGGGTTCCCTATTTTTCCATTAAATTGGGAGGATCCCAAGACCGGTGAAATTTCTGAAGGATTTAAGGAACAAGGTTATTTGCCAGAGGCTTTTATCAATTTCTTGGCCTTTTTGGGCTGGAATCCCGGAGACCATCGGGAGATTTTTAATTTGGATGAATTGATTGAAGCATTTTCCGTGGAAAGAATTGGAAAATCAGGAACCAAGTTTGATATTAATAAAGCCAAATGGTTCAATGAACAATACCTGAAAGCCAAATCCAATCATGATCTTGCCCAATACCTGATGGAAGATTTGAAGAAGGAAGGGATTGATATTTTGCAGGCCAAAGCCGAAAAAATTGTCAATATCATGAAGGAAAGGGCTACTTTCCCTGGTGACCTTTGGAATGAAGGAAGGTTTTTGTTAATTGCTCCTACAGGCTTTGATCAAAAAATAGTCAGTAAGAAATGGAATGAGGATGTGGTTACAGTTCTTACCACCTTTAAAGAAAAATTAGAGCATTTTAAGGGGGAATTTACCCCAGATGCTGCCAAATCAATGTTGAGTGAATCGGCAGAAAGTAACGAAATTAAATTGGGTAAAGTGATGCAGGCGGTGAGACTTGCCGCCACAGGTGTAGGTGCTGGCCCTGACTTGATGGAGATATTTGTGATTATCGGTAAGGATGAACTAATCAAAAGGATTGATTTTGCGTTAAATAAATTAGAAGTTAAAGCAAAATAA
- a CDS encoding porin family protein, giving the protein MGGIALGLFLISPAETYAQTTFGIRGGLSYSGMKYRPIPSLPSQKISGIKGTEIYGVVIEHFFKDHAGAQIEAQYLTTGYQEYNEQGDRNETQFDYLKIPLLANFYFGNTGRFHIKMGTHIGKLIDARDTHREFETENEEIPIMPTYGQPSDDPKKLMYGLTAGLGLSKVFGKSTFQAEARASYEFGRPEGQDRIFDMTTTNLEFTLSYHFQILKRKE; this is encoded by the coding sequence TTGGGGGGTATTGCTTTGGGCTTGTTTTTGATTTCCCCTGCTGAAACCTATGCCCAAACTACCTTTGGAATTCGCGGGGGACTTTCTTATTCCGGTATGAAATACCGGCCCATACCCTCCTTGCCTTCCCAAAAAATTAGTGGAATAAAAGGCACGGAAATCTATGGGGTGGTCATTGAACATTTTTTTAAGGATCATGCCGGGGCGCAAATTGAGGCCCAGTACCTGACTACCGGCTACCAGGAATATAACGAGCAGGGAGACAGGAATGAAACCCAATTTGATTACCTTAAAATCCCATTGTTAGCCAATTTTTATTTTGGGAATACAGGCCGGTTTCATATTAAAATGGGGACCCATATTGGCAAATTGATTGATGCAAGGGATACCCACCGGGAATTTGAAACAGAAAATGAGGAAATTCCCATTATGCCTACCTATGGTCAACCGAGCGATGATCCCAAAAAATTGATGTACGGATTGACTGCTGGATTAGGGCTTTCCAAGGTTTTTGGAAAAAGTACCTTTCAGGCAGAAGCAAGAGCTTCTTATGAATTTGGCAGGCCAGAAGGTCAGGACAGAATATTTGACATGACGACTACCAACCTGGAATTTACATTGTCTTACCATTTTCAAATCCTGAAAAGAAAAGAATAA
- a CDS encoding PorP/SprF family type IX secretion system membrane protein, with translation MKKLLLILTLLMTAFSVKAQDIQYSQFYAAPLYLNPAMTGATELTRVGVNYRNQWPGLNQDITSYSAYLDHYFFDANSGVGLLFNSSQQSQLQLSTQEIGLSYAYRLQLGRASYLRFGGQANYVSRDAYFGDLVFGSQLDVDNDQPIGPSGESLGNGNKHQFLDYNFGMFFNTQSIWLGIAGHHLTQPQTSFVEDSRSRLPMKISAHGGFQWDLAGGSFSMASNRTMSLAFNYKKQGAFNQLDLGTQVNLDPVVLGAWYRGIPLVKNGVINGKANHESLIGLLGFSFDNGIEVGYSYDFTISQLNQAQSGGAHEISFRYSFLAGNDRLRGKTSSMPCFKY, from the coding sequence ATGAAAAAATTGCTACTTATACTGACCTTGTTAATGACTGCATTTTCTGTAAAAGCGCAGGATATACAGTATTCCCAATTCTATGCGGCACCGCTTTATCTAAACCCCGCCATGACGGGGGCTACAGAATTAACCCGTGTTGGGGTAAATTACCGAAACCAATGGCCGGGTTTGAACCAGGACATTACATCTTATTCCGCTTATTTGGATCATTATTTTTTCGATGCCAATAGTGGAGTGGGCTTGTTATTTAATAGTAGCCAACAAAGTCAGCTTCAATTAAGTACCCAGGAAATTGGTCTTTCTTATGCTTATCGGCTTCAGTTGGGAAGGGCTTCCTACCTTCGGTTTGGGGGGCAGGCGAATTATGTTTCCAGGGATGCTTATTTCGGGGATTTGGTATTTGGATCCCAATTAGATGTGGACAATGACCAACCAATAGGTCCAAGTGGAGAATCCTTGGGAAATGGGAATAAGCATCAATTTTTGGATTACAATTTTGGGATGTTTTTCAATACCCAGTCGATTTGGCTGGGAATAGCAGGGCATCACCTAACACAACCACAGACGTCATTTGTGGAAGATAGTCGAAGCCGCCTACCCATGAAAATTTCAGCCCACGGGGGATTTCAGTGGGATTTGGCAGGAGGATCATTTTCAATGGCGTCTAACCGAACAATGAGTTTGGCCTTTAATTACAAGAAACAGGGAGCTTTTAACCAACTGGACCTGGGAACCCAAGTGAACTTGGATCCTGTGGTTCTGGGGGCCTGGTATCGGGGTATTCCGTTGGTAAAAAACGGAGTTATAAACGGAAAAGCCAACCATGAGTCTCTCATTGGTCTTTTGGGATTTTCCTTTGATAATGGTATTGAAGTTGGTTACAGTTATGACTTCACCATTTCACAGCTGAACCAAGCCCAATCAGGCGGAGCCCACGAAATTTCTTTCAGATATTCTTTTTTAGCGGGTAATGACCGGCTCAGGGGAAAGACAAGTTCCATGCCTTGCTTTAAATATTAG
- a CDS encoding response regulator transcription factor — MSKAKLLVVEDDPNLGEILQEYLTMKGYDTLLCRDGEEGWANFKKDHFDLCILDIMMPKKDGFTLGKDIKKVEEDLPIIYLTAKNLKDDVIEGLKIGADDYITKPFSMEELLLRIAAILRRTQKEDSTQAPLKNYPFGDLVLHYDEQMLEGPSGNHKLTSKENELIRLLAAELNKPVNRSYALKQIWGDDSYFNARSMDVYLSKIRKLLKADPKVRIITLHGEGFKMVVKDE, encoded by the coding sequence ATGAGCAAAGCCAAACTTTTAGTCGTGGAAGACGACCCCAATTTGGGAGAAATATTACAGGAATACCTAACCATGAAAGGATATGACACCCTCCTTTGCAGGGATGGGGAAGAAGGTTGGGCTAACTTCAAAAAAGACCATTTCGACCTTTGCATTTTGGACATCATGATGCCAAAAAAAGATGGCTTTACCCTGGGAAAAGACATCAAAAAAGTGGAGGAAGACCTTCCCATCATTTATCTGACAGCAAAAAACCTCAAAGATGATGTCATAGAAGGCCTTAAAATTGGAGCCGATGATTACATAACAAAACCTTTCAGCATGGAAGAATTGCTGCTGAGGATAGCAGCAATTCTTCGCCGAACCCAAAAAGAGGACTCCACACAAGCTCCTCTGAAAAATTATCCATTTGGAGATTTAGTATTGCATTACGATGAGCAAATGTTGGAAGGACCTTCCGGGAATCATAAACTGACCTCTAAGGAAAATGAATTGATCCGCCTTTTGGCTGCTGAGCTTAACAAACCGGTCAACAGAAGCTATGCACTCAAACAAATTTGGGGCGATGACAGCTATTTCAATGCCCGGAGCATGGATGTTTACCTTAGCAAAATCAGAAAACTCCTCAAAGCAGATCCTAAAGTCCGGATTATCACCCTTCATGGAGAGGGGTTTAAAATGGTGGTCAAAGATGAATAA
- the rpiB gene encoding ribose 5-phosphate isomerase B: MSKKIAIGGDHAGFHYKQKLIDYLTVAGYEVKDFGPDSDASVDYPDYVHPLCRAIEEGEYEKGIVVCGSGNGVAITANKHQGIRAAICWQEDLAALARQHNDANVIAVPARFVQYDLAMQMVDTFLNTEFEGGRHANRVNKIACK, encoded by the coding sequence ATGTCAAAAAAAATAGCCATTGGAGGAGATCATGCCGGTTTTCATTACAAGCAAAAATTGATCGATTATCTTACAGTAGCAGGATATGAAGTCAAGGATTTTGGGCCGGATTCTGATGCATCCGTTGATTACCCTGATTATGTACATCCTTTGTGCAGGGCAATCGAGGAAGGAGAATATGAAAAAGGAATCGTAGTATGTGGAAGTGGAAATGGTGTTGCTATTACTGCTAATAAACACCAGGGAATCAGGGCGGCCATTTGTTGGCAGGAAGACCTTGCTGCTTTGGCCAGGCAACACAATGATGCCAATGTCATTGCTGTTCCTGCCAGATTTGTCCAATATGATCTGGCGATGCAAATGGTGGATACCTTCCTTAATACTGAATTTGAAGGTGGAAGGCATGCCAATCGGGTAAATAAGATTGCTTGTAAATAA
- the lysA gene encoding diaminopimelate decarboxylase → MKVNNQQYRIQGVPLLDIAKEHGTPVYVYDGQKIQDQVAALKEAFTSVNMKIKYATKALSNINILKLMKKAGTGVDAVSVEEVKLCLHVGFEPSEIMYTPNSVSFEEIQEAVKLGVMINIDNIPMLEHFGTHYGNSVPICIRLNPHILAGGNAKISVGHIDSKFGISILQLKHVLKIVDVHDLQVIGLHVHTGSDILDAEVFLKGAEILFDAAKEFGDLKFLDFGGGFKVGYKESDITTDIMDVGKKVSVAFKEFCKDYGRELEIWFEPGKFLVSECGYLLVQANVIKATPASTFIGVDSGLNHLIRPMMYDAYHGVENISRIEGPDRVYTIVGYICETDTIAADRKLKEVKEGDILAIRNAGAYGYSMASNYNSRLRPAEVLVLDGKAQLIRKRETFDDILRHQVDIDI, encoded by the coding sequence ATGAAAGTCAACAATCAACAATATCGGATTCAAGGTGTACCGCTTTTGGATATTGCCAAGGAGCACGGAACCCCTGTTTACGTATACGACGGTCAAAAAATACAGGACCAGGTAGCCGCATTGAAAGAAGCATTTACATCTGTCAATATGAAAATAAAATATGCTACCAAAGCCCTTTCTAATATCAATATTCTGAAGTTGATGAAAAAGGCCGGCACCGGGGTGGATGCAGTTTCTGTGGAGGAAGTGAAGCTTTGTTTGCATGTTGGCTTTGAGCCGAGTGAGATTATGTACACTCCAAATAGTGTTTCCTTTGAAGAAATTCAGGAAGCTGTGAAGTTGGGTGTAATGATCAATATTGACAATATCCCTATGCTGGAACATTTTGGGACCCATTATGGAAACTCGGTGCCTATCTGCATCCGGCTTAACCCACATATTCTTGCAGGGGGAAATGCCAAAATATCTGTAGGACATATTGATAGTAAATTTGGAATTTCCATTTTGCAGTTAAAGCATGTCCTTAAAATTGTTGATGTTCATGATTTGCAGGTGATAGGCCTCCATGTCCATACCGGATCGGACATTTTGGATGCGGAAGTATTCCTGAAAGGAGCCGAGATCCTTTTTGATGCGGCTAAGGAATTTGGAGATCTTAAATTCCTTGATTTTGGCGGTGGATTTAAAGTAGGATATAAAGAGTCCGATATTACCACCGATATTATGGACGTAGGAAAAAAAGTATCGGTAGCATTTAAGGAGTTTTGCAAGGATTATGGCAGGGAACTGGAAATCTGGTTTGAACCCGGAAAGTTTTTGGTAAGTGAATGCGGGTACCTTTTGGTGCAAGCCAATGTCATCAAAGCAACCCCTGCTTCTACCTTTATAGGTGTTGATTCCGGATTGAATCACTTGATCAGACCCATGATGTATGATGCCTATCATGGGGTTGAAAATATTTCCAGAATAGAGGGGCCTGACAGGGTATATACCATTGTTGGTTATATCTGCGAAACAGATACTATTGCAGCAGACAGGAAATTGAAAGAAGTAAAAGAAGGAGATATATTGGCCATAAGAAATGCTGGTGCATATGGATATAGTATGGCCTCCAACTACAATTCCCGTCTTAGACCTGCTGAAGTATTGGTTTTGGATGGAAAAGCCCAATTGATTAGAAAAAGGGAGACCTTTGATGATATTCTCCGCCATCAAGTTGATATAGATATTTGA
- a CDS encoding PKD domain-containing protein, whose translation MLPMVVHGSAGVPISIKESGKLALCTYEEKGHIILSVEGGVAPYKYEWPSLKEYTSTVENLDPGKYTVIVTDSHGNEASKEILIQPPYPLIARMEQIQQSSCGEANGSAEVKILMGRGGPYNVQWSHGLEGELKAGQLMPGSYAVKVSDQYNCSTTLSFEIKASNTSMEILKSITSNSCGKKDQGAISLEIKGGIAPYRYKWSNGATSSSINNLPSGDYQVEVVDAEGCSISQNFEVKNSSELNVTHQIQDLACNGAANGWAKLDIQGGAAPYQVQWMDQEGQGELERDGLKPGTYTAKITDASGCTLTDSFVIQEPKAMEISLQSAVEMDCNSGFASGEAWVSIEGGVSPYKIFWDNGAENTREIQFSESREIKVLVEDSKGCVVQKSLKTDFPSTQGRVNFHYSQNSFIAPEEIVVNQPVQFESILAEDVLTWEWDFGDGRSSQERSPSHVYKKKGSFEVILRVLDAYGCQSVHANTLVVEDRGTKMKIPNAFSPNGDKLNDTFLPKYKNISSFEMYIFNTWGELLFSSKGMDSQGWDGIYQGEIMPEGNYVYKISYADLDNKVVQKSGMLTLIK comes from the coding sequence ATGCTGCCAATGGTTGTCCATGGCAGTGCTGGAGTGCCTATTTCTATTAAGGAGTCTGGAAAACTTGCACTATGTACCTATGAGGAAAAAGGGCATATCATCCTTTCAGTGGAAGGAGGGGTGGCGCCTTATAAATATGAATGGCCTTCTTTGAAGGAATATACTTCTACAGTAGAAAATTTGGATCCTGGTAAATATACCGTAATAGTTACCGACAGTCATGGAAATGAGGCTTCCAAGGAAATCCTAATTCAACCTCCCTATCCACTAATAGCCAGGATGGAGCAAATCCAACAATCCAGTTGTGGGGAAGCCAATGGTTCTGCGGAAGTGAAAATCCTGATGGGAAGGGGAGGTCCCTATAATGTTCAATGGAGTCATGGCTTGGAGGGGGAGCTTAAAGCAGGTCAACTAATGCCTGGCTCTTATGCTGTGAAAGTTAGTGATCAATACAATTGTTCCACCACGCTGAGCTTTGAAATCAAAGCCTCCAATACTTCTATGGAAATATTGAAATCGATTACCTCCAATTCCTGTGGGAAAAAAGATCAGGGGGCTATTTCACTGGAAATAAAAGGAGGGATCGCTCCATACCGATATAAATGGTCCAATGGTGCAACCTCCTCCTCAATTAACAATCTTCCTTCTGGGGATTATCAGGTGGAAGTTGTTGATGCGGAGGGATGTTCCATAAGCCAAAATTTTGAAGTTAAAAATTCTTCTGAATTAAATGTAACCCATCAAATTCAGGATTTGGCTTGTAATGGAGCAGCAAATGGATGGGCAAAATTGGACATTCAAGGAGGGGCTGCCCCATATCAAGTTCAATGGATGGATCAGGAAGGCCAGGGTGAACTTGAAAGGGATGGATTAAAACCCGGAACCTATACCGCAAAAATCACAGATGCCTCAGGTTGTACCCTGACCGATTCTTTTGTAATTCAAGAGCCCAAAGCGATGGAAATTTCATTGCAGTCAGCAGTGGAAATGGATTGTAATAGCGGTTTTGCTTCGGGTGAAGCATGGGTTTCCATTGAAGGAGGGGTTTCGCCTTATAAAATTTTCTGGGATAATGGCGCAGAAAATACCAGGGAAATTCAATTTTCTGAATCTCGGGAAATCAAAGTGTTGGTGGAGGACAGTAAAGGTTGCGTGGTTCAAAAATCTTTGAAAACCGATTTTCCATCCACTCAGGGAAGGGTCAATTTCCATTATTCTCAAAATAGTTTTATTGCCCCAGAAGAAATAGTTGTTAACCAACCTGTACAATTTGAAAGTATTTTGGCTGAGGATGTATTGACCTGGGAATGGGATTTTGGAGATGGAAGATCCAGTCAGGAAAGATCACCCAGTCATGTATATAAAAAGAAAGGATCCTTTGAGGTGATCTTAAGGGTACTGGATGCATATGGTTGTCAATCTGTTCATGCTAATACACTAGTTGTGGAAGACAGGGGGACAAAAATGAAAATTCCCAATGCTTTTTCCCCCAATGGGGACAAGTTGAACGATACATTCCTGCCCAAATACAAAAATATCAGCAGTTTTGAGATGTATATTTTCAATACTTGGGGAGAGTTGCTTTTTTCCTCCAAAGGTATGGATTCCCAAGGTTGGGATGGAATTTACCAAGGGGAAATAATGCCTGAAGGAAATTATGTGTACAAAATCAGTTATGCTGATTTGGACAATAAGGTTGTTCAAAAAAGTGGGATGCTGACCTTAATCAAGTAG
- a CDS encoding oxidoreductase, with amino-acid sequence MTAKIKTGLVGYGRIGESIHAPLIDHEPLLELTAVVERNREKSREKYPDITIYRSLDEMLIQSEIQMVIICTPNAEHFPQAKAALEAGKHVVVEKPITVTSKEAEILDKLAKSKGLVLSVFQNRRWDGDFLTVKQLLEEKVLGRILHFESHFDRFRPKPKTNWREKKVPGSGILYDLGPHLIDQAIQLFGMPSWIYAEILLQRSGVEADDFFELTMMYGNLKVRLTASIMLNAPLPKFLILGEKGSYSKYGLDIQEAAFKAGIQPGTHDWGREAEEDWGKIFLENESYTYPTLPGDYTRYYKNIAKAINGEEELKVKPEEAILSMKIIEAAQKSNQEGRRVFSSEFLDQ; translated from the coding sequence ATGACTGCAAAAATAAAAACCGGCCTAGTAGGATATGGAAGAATTGGCGAATCCATCCATGCCCCATTGATTGACCACGAACCTTTATTGGAACTTACAGCAGTGGTAGAGAGGAACCGAGAAAAATCCAGAGAAAAATATCCTGATATTACCATTTACAGAAGCTTGGATGAAATGCTCATTCAATCTGAGATCCAAATGGTTATCATATGTACACCAAATGCAGAACACTTTCCACAAGCCAAAGCAGCACTGGAAGCAGGAAAACATGTTGTAGTGGAGAAACCAATTACAGTTACTTCAAAGGAAGCAGAAATTTTGGATAAATTGGCCAAGAGTAAGGGCTTGGTGCTTTCCGTATTTCAAAACCGCCGATGGGATGGGGATTTTCTGACGGTAAAACAATTATTAGAGGAAAAGGTTTTAGGAAGAATTCTTCATTTTGAATCCCATTTTGACCGTTTCCGCCCGAAGCCGAAAACCAATTGGCGAGAGAAAAAAGTACCCGGAAGCGGCATTTTATATGATCTGGGCCCCCACCTTATTGATCAGGCCATTCAATTATTTGGTATGCCCAGTTGGATATATGCAGAGATATTGCTCCAAAGATCAGGTGTAGAAGCTGATGATTTCTTTGAACTAACCATGATGTATGGAAACCTCAAAGTACGTTTGACTGCCAGCATCATGCTCAATGCCCCTTTGCCCAAATTTTTGATTTTAGGTGAAAAAGGAAGCTATAGCAAATATGGGCTCGATATTCAGGAAGCCGCTTTTAAAGCCGGAATTCAACCTGGAACCCATGATTGGGGCAGGGAAGCAGAGGAGGATTGGGGTAAAATTTTCCTGGAAAATGAATCCTATACTTACCCCACCCTGCCTGGAGATTATACCCGGTATTATAAAAACATTGCTAAAGCCATAAATGGGGAGGAAGAACTTAAAGTTAAGCCCGAAGAAGCTATTTTATCTATGAAAATCATAGAAGCAGCGCAAAAAAGTAATCAAGAGGGAAGAAGAGTCTTCAGTAGTGAGTTTTTGGACCAATAG
- a CDS encoding outer membrane insertion C- signal, with amino-acid sequence MKKLFIFFLTAFLLLHTNAMAQISAGIYQLSDGTFAAIGSDPDNKMFGEARISAGGDVDVEGTFGYNFVQKDEVNFYSGFHLGIDDQGNDNDIYLGIPLGVLVKPFPTTRNFGFLLEASPIFPTGERNNYFRAGLGLKYTFR; translated from the coding sequence ATGAAAAAGCTATTTATCTTTTTCTTGACAGCCTTCCTACTTTTGCATACCAATGCCATGGCACAAATCAGTGCTGGCATTTACCAACTAAGTGATGGTACCTTTGCGGCAATAGGAAGTGACCCCGATAACAAAATGTTTGGAGAGGCTAGAATATCTGCAGGAGGAGATGTAGATGTTGAAGGTACTTTTGGATATAATTTTGTCCAAAAGGATGAAGTCAATTTTTATAGTGGTTTTCATTTGGGAATAGATGATCAGGGAAATGATAATGATATCTACCTGGGTATTCCATTGGGGGTTTTGGTTAAACCCTTTCCCACCACACGAAATTTTGGCTTCTTGTTAGAGGCTAGCCCTATCTTCCCAACCGGGGAAAGAAATAATTATTTTAGAGCAGGATTAGGCCTTAAATACACTTTCAGATAA
- a CDS encoding sensor histidine kinase, with amino-acid sequence MSKSKMKIIILLMSLACLGLVGFQYYWVSNALQINQERFEQNVYQALAASAEKLEKGETSDIILNAIAKDSTIQKSLFQKIEPIQLNVRRQVAIRRPSMVDSIFNQPMPQVSQTFKRIIASRGGKPQNFQEIQKYFDMPPAVASKLFTPDEMEIFLQEKQRYLDFVAKRDSFAQTRDYSMDREAFIVEEYNVSKDVAETIVKANMKIELVEVVMSQLLSEAKQNIFDRVDTSFVKRDVRSQLRKRGINQAFELAIMHQNDSLVGINTIIHPEEFKKKGIKAQLFPGDLVGEDHFMIINFPGKNTYLLQQIWLPLSSSLIFLLIIILCFVYAIKVIIRQKKLSETKNDFINNMTHEFKTPIATVSLAVEALQDPELINQDTFRSRYLGIIKDENKRLGTQVEKVLQAAALDKKDFKLKFEQVNMVQLVQDAKKHFDLQLEKRGGSLKTELDIQNPYLVADAFHLSNIINNLLDNANKYTREKPKIVIKAEDSPEQMTLTIEDNGIGMSKDAVKKIFEKFYRVPTGNVHDVKGFGLGLAYVKTMVEEHQGQISVESELNKGSKFTINLPRKK; translated from the coding sequence ATGTCCAAGTCCAAAATGAAAATCATTATCCTGCTCATGTCCCTGGCATGTTTGGGTTTGGTGGGTTTCCAGTATTACTGGGTTTCCAATGCCCTTCAAATCAATCAGGAGAGATTTGAGCAGAATGTTTACCAGGCTTTGGCAGCTAGTGCTGAAAAATTGGAAAAAGGAGAAACCAGTGACATCATCCTCAATGCCATTGCCAAAGATAGCACCATACAGAAATCCCTATTTCAGAAAATAGAGCCCATCCAGTTAAATGTAAGAAGACAGGTGGCCATCCGCAGGCCCTCCATGGTAGACTCCATTTTTAACCAACCCATGCCTCAAGTTTCCCAGACCTTTAAGCGGATCATTGCATCCAGAGGTGGGAAACCTCAAAATTTTCAGGAAATACAGAAATATTTTGACATGCCTCCGGCGGTGGCCAGTAAACTTTTCACTCCTGATGAAATGGAAATTTTCCTTCAGGAAAAACAGCGTTACCTGGACTTTGTGGCCAAAAGGGACAGTTTTGCACAAACCCGGGATTACTCGATGGACAGAGAAGCCTTTATCGTCGAGGAGTATAATGTTTCCAAGGATGTAGCCGAAACTATCGTAAAGGCCAATATGAAAATAGAACTTGTGGAAGTGGTTATGAGCCAATTGCTCTCCGAGGCCAAACAAAATATTTTTGACAGGGTGGACACCTCATTTGTCAAAAGGGATGTTCGGTCCCAATTGCGGAAAAGGGGAATAAACCAAGCCTTTGAATTGGCTATTATGCATCAGAATGACAGTTTGGTAGGTATCAACACCATTATTCACCCCGAAGAATTCAAGAAAAAGGGAATCAAAGCCCAATTATTTCCTGGAGATTTGGTGGGGGAAGATCATTTTATGATCATCAATTTCCCTGGAAAAAACACCTATTTACTTCAGCAAATCTGGTTACCCCTTTCCAGTTCACTGATCTTTTTGTTGATCATTATTTTATGTTTTGTATATGCCATCAAAGTCATAATCAGGCAGAAGAAACTTTCAGAAACCAAAAACGATTTTATCAATAACATGACCCATGAGTTTAAGACCCCCATTGCAACAGTCAGTTTGGCTGTCGAAGCATTACAGGACCCTGAACTTATCAACCAAGACACATTTAGATCAAGGTATCTTGGTATCATTAAGGATGAAAACAAACGCTTGGGCACTCAGGTAGAAAAGGTGCTACAGGCAGCCGCTTTGGACAAAAAGGATTTTAAACTGAAATTTGAACAGGTTAATATGGTCCAATTGGTCCAAGATGCTAAAAAGCATTTTGACCTCCAATTGGAAAAAAGGGGAGGCAGTTTAAAGACAGAGCTAGACATTCAGAACCCTTATTTGGTTGCAGATGCCTTTCACCTTTCCAATATCATCAACAACTTGTTGGACAATGCCAATAAATATACCCGTGAAAAACCAAAAATTGTGATCAAAGCCGAAGACAGCCCTGAGCAAATGACCCTCACCATTGAGGACAACGGCATCGGGATGTCCAAAGATGCGGTCAAAAAGATTTTTGAAAAATTCTACAGAGTTCCGACAGGCAATGTCCATGATGTAAAAGGATTCGGACTAGGCTTGGCTTATGTTAAAACCATGGTTGAAGAACATCAGGGACAAATTTCCGTAGAAAGTGAATTAAACAAAGGAAGTAAATTTACGATCAACTTACCCAGGAAAAAATGA